A stretch of DNA from Streptomyces xanthii:
TGAGCGGCGCACGAAGTGTGCCGTCAGGGGCGCGGGGAACTGCGCGAGCAACCACGACGGCGACGCAGTCGGTGACGACGCTCGGCCCCTACGGCGGCGCCGTAGCCCAGGCACAGGCCCACCGCATCGCGCACTGAGGTGCTGCCCGAGGCCGGGCGCCGGGCCGACGCCCCCGGAGGGGGCGGGCGGGTGGGAGAAGGCAGCGGGCCAGGCGAGAGCCACTGATGCCGAGTCAGGATGCACAGGAGCCCAGGGCTGAACCGCTGACCCGGAACGCCGCGTGCCCCGCACTGAGGCGCCGCCCCAAGCCGGGCGCCGGGCCGACGCCCCCGGAGGGGGCGGGCGGGTGGGAGAAGGCGGCGGGCCAGGCGAAAGGCACTGATGCCGAGTCAGGATGCACAGGGGCCCAGGGCTGAAGTCAGGATGCACAGAGGCCCAGGGCTGAACCGCTGACCCGGAACGCGCGCCCCGCACTGAGGCGCCGCCCCAGGCCGGGCGCCGCCCACCCGTACCAAAAGGCGCACCCCGGTGAAGGATCAGGAACCCGCGGTGGCCCGCTGTCGCCCCCGGGGCAGCAGGACTCCGGCCACCCCCGCGGTAGCGCAGAGCACCACCCCCGCCACCACCAAGCCCACCCGCATGCCACCGACCGAGAACCCGGCCGAACCCTCGGCGACCAGCGCCCCGAACAGAGCCACCGACAGGGCCCCGCCCGTCTGCCGCAGCGCGTTCAGCATTCCGGAAGCCGTTCCGACCCGCTCGCCCGGGACAGAGTCCATCAGCATCGCCGTCACCGCCGGGACGGCGAACGCCCCGCCCATCCCCGTCGGCACGAGCAACAGGAGCACCAGCCACAGCGGCGTCCCCTCCGCCAGCGGCAGCAGCGCGAACATGGCCAGGGCCAGCACCAGCGTGCCGGTCACGACGACCCGGCGCCGACCCATCCGCTCGGCGGCCCGCGGCGACACGAGGTTCGTGGCCGTGATGATCACCGCCATCGGGACGAACATCAGGCCCGCCGCCGTCGCGGACATCCCGCGCAGCTGCTGGAGGTACAGGCCCAGCAGGAACACGACCCCGTAGAACCCGAGGTTGAGGGCGAAGCCGACCACCAGCGACACCGAGACCGTCCGCTGCCGCAGCATCCCGAGCGGCACCATCGGGGCCCGCTGCCGCCGCTCGGCGACGTAGAACCCGGCGCCGCTCACCACGGCGAGCGCGAGCGCCCCGAGCACCGGCGCCGAGGACCAGCCGCCGTGCCCGCCCTCGATCACGGCGAACGTCAGCCCCGCGAGCGCGAGCACGGCGGTGATCTGCCCGGGCAGGTCCAGCGGAGCGGCCCGCCGCGGCGAGCGCGCGACCTTCGTGAGCAGTGCCAGGATCGCCGCGCCGACCGGCAGGTTGAGGAAGAACACCGCGCGCCAGCCGACGTGTTCGGTCAGCACGCCGCCCAGGACGGGCCCGGCGGCCATGGACACCGAACCGCCGACCGTCCACAGCGCCACCGCCCGCGCCCTTCGCACCGGCTCCTCGTACGCCTGCCGGATCAGCGCCAGCGACGCCGGCATCAGGACGGCGGCCGCCCCGCCCTGCACGACCCGCGCCGCGACGAGCGCCCCGAGCCCGGGGGCGAGGGCGCAGGCCAGGGAGGCGACGGTGAACAGCGCGGTGCCCCAGGCGTAGGCGCGGCGCGCCCCGGTCCGGTCGCCGAGCGCGCCGGCCGACAGCATCAGCCCGGCGAACATCAGCGTGTACGCGTCCGCGACCCACTGCAGTCCCGTCATCCCGGTGTGCAGGGACTCCTGGATGCCGGGCAGCGCGATGTTCACGGCCGACACGTCGATGGTGATGACGGCGAAGCCGAGCAGCGCGGCGAGCAGAGCCGCGCCGCCGCCACGGCGGGTGTCCGCCACAGCCGTGGCCGCCGGGGCCTCGGTTCGGATGAGAGTGGTCACGCGGTCCTCCTGGAACGGGCGTCGAAGTGCGGGTGGGCGGCGGGCCCGGGACGCGGACCTGTGCCGTGCACTCCCTGGGCCCGGCCCGCCGGCCACCCGCAACGCACTCCACTCTGGGGCCGTCCGCGCACGGGTGGCAGGCCGCGTTCCACCGGGGTGCCGCGTTCCTGGCCCTGACACAGCCCCCCACCGAAGATCGCCGCCGGGGACAATGGACGTATGGCTGAACACTCCGGCACCGAACTCGGCACGTACCTGCGCGCCCGCCGCGCCCTGGTCACCCCGGCCGACGTGGGCCTGCCCGCCGGCACGGGTCTGCGCCGCACCCCGGGCCTGCGCCGCGAGGAACTGGCGACGCTCGCCGGCGTCAGCGTCGACTACTACACGCGCCTGGAGCGCGGCCGTGAGACGAATCCGTCCAGCGCGGTCATCGACGCGATCGCCCGCGCGCTGCGGCTGTGCGGGGACGCGCACGTCCGCCTGCACGAGCTGGCCGAACTGGCCTCGGGGCGGTTCACCGAACCGCGGCCCACGACGGACGACACCGTCCGCGAATCGGTGCACCAGATGCTGGAGGCGTTGCGGCCGATGCCCGCGTACGTCGTCAGCCGCTTCAACTACGTTCTCGCCGCGAACCCGGGCGGCCGGCGCCTCCTGCCCGGCCTGTGGGACTGGCCCGCCGAGCAGCGCAACGTGACCCGGTACGTCTTCCTGCACCCCGCGGGACGGACCCTGTACGTGCCCTGGGAGGAGACGGTCGCCCTGTCGGTGGCGCACCTGCGGGCGGTGGGCGGCGCGGACCCGGACGATCCGCGCCTGACCAACCTCGTCGGCGAACTCCTCCTGAAGTCACCGGAGTTCGCGGAGATGTGGAACCGGTACGAGGTCCTGGAGCGCGGCGGCGGCACGAAGCACTTCGCCCACCCCCAGGTCGGCGACCTGACCCTGACCTACGAGATCATGCAGCTCTCCCGCACGGGCGGCCAGCGCCTGGTCGTCTACCAGGCCCCTGCGGGGAGCCCGGCGGAAGCGGCGGTGCTGAAGCTGGACGTCCCGTAAGGAGCGCGGGGCCCGGCGGGCCGGGTCAGGCCCGCTCCAGGATCGCCGTGACCCCCTGGCCGCCCGCCGCGCAGATCGAGATCAGGCCGCGCCCCGAACCGCCCCGGTCCGCCAGCAGCTTGGCCAGTGTCGCCACGATCCGCGCACCGGTCGCCGCGAAGGGGTGTCCCGTGGCCAGGGAGGAGCCGGCCACGTTCAGCCGGTCCCGGTCGACGGGCCCGAGCCCCGCCTTCTCCCAGGCGGCGAGCGTCGCCAGCACCTGGGACGCGAACGCCTCGTGCACCTCGAAGAGGTCGAAGTCCTCGATCCCGAGACCGGCCCGCTCCAGCATCCGCGGCACCGCGTACGCGGGAGCCATGAGCAGCCCGTCGCCGCCCCCTCCGGTGACGTCACCGCCGACGCTGTGCTTTTTTGATTCGTCTCCGACAAAATCAACCGCCGCCGTCTCGTAGGCCGTCAGATAGGCCAGCGGTTCGAGCCCGCGCGCCGCCGCCCACTCCTCGCTCGCGAGCAGGACGACCGCCGCCCCGTCCGTCAGCGGCGTCGAGTTCCCCGCGGTCATGGTCGGCGACGGGTCCTTCACCCCGAACACGGGCTTCAGCGTGGCGAGTTTCTCGACGGTGGACCCGGGCCGCAGGTTCTGGTCGCGCTCGAGCCCGCGGAACGGGACGACGAGGTCGTCGAGCAGCCCGCGCTCGTACGCGGCGGCGAGCCGCTGGTGCGAGGCGGCGGCGAGTTCGTCCTGCGCGGCCCGGGTGACGCCCCATTCGCGTGCGGTGACGGCGGCGTGCTCACCCATCGAAAGTCCGGTGCGGGGCTCGGCGTTGCGCGGGATGTCGGGCACGAGGTGGCCGGGCCGGATCCGCGAGAGGGCCTTGAGGCGGGCGCCCGCGGACTTGGCGCGGCGCGCGGCCAGCAGGATCGTGCGCAGGTCGTCGTTGACGCCGAGCGGCGCGTCGCTGGCGGTGTCGGAACCGCCCGCGACGGCGCTGTCGAGCTGGCCGAGCGCGATCTTGTTGGCGGCGGCGATCACGGCCTGGAGCCCGGTCCCGCAGGCCTGCTGGATGTCGTACGCGGGTGTGCGCGCGTCGAGCCCCGAGCCGAGCACGGTCTCGCGTGCGAGGTTGAAGTCCCGGGCGTGCTTGAGGACGGCGCCGGCCACGAACTCCCCCACCGCGCCCGGCTCTTGCAGGTCGAAGCGGTCGACGAGTCCGTCGAGGGCGGCGGTGAGCATCTGCTGGTTGGACGCGGTCGCGTACGGGCCGTCCGAGCGGGCGAACGGGATCCGGCTGCCGCCGACGACGGCGACGCGGCGGGGGGCCGCGCCGAGGACGGGGACGTTCTTCGTGCGCACCATCTCGGCAGCTCCTGACCTCTCGACAAGTTCTGACTGTTGAGTAACCTTACTCCGAAGTAAATTTACGACCGAGCAGGGAGCTTGGACAATGGCCGACCGCTATCTGAACTTCACCGGCACGGCCCCCGGCCGCTTCCTGACCAAGCGCCTCGGCCTGCCCCAGCCCGCCCCGCTGCGCCGCTGGAGCCCCGAACACCCGGCGCTCGACGGCCCGTTGCTGCACTTCACCGCCGGCACCTCCGCCCACCACGAGGAACTGTCCGCCGTCCTCGCCCGCACCGGCCTCGACGTCCGCGGCTCCCTGTCCGGCGGCGCGGCCGACCGGCCCGCCGCCATCGTCGTCGACGCCACCGCCGTCACCGGCCTCGACACCCTCGCCGAGGTGCACGCCGCCCTGCACCCCTGCGTGCGCTCCCTCGCCGCCGGCGGCCGCGTCGTCGTCCTCGGCGCCCGCCCCTCCGCCGACGACCACCACCAGGCCGCCGTCCAGCAGGGTCTGGAGGGATTCGTCCGCTCCCTCGGCAAGGAGATCGGCCGCGGCCGCACCGTCAACCTCGTCCGCCTGGACGGCGCCTCGCCCGAGGCCGCCGAATCCACCCTGCGCTTCCTGCTCTCGCCCCGCTCCGCCTACGTGAGCGGCCAGGTCGTCGAGATCGGCGCCCCGCAGGACCCCGTAGCCGCCCCCGAGAACTGGGACCGCCCGCTGGCCGGCCGGACGGCCCTGGTCACCGGCGCCGCCCGCGGCATCGGCGAGGCCGTCGCCGAGACCCTCGTCCGCGACGGCGCGCAGGTCGTCCTTCTCGACGTGCCGTCCGCCGAGGCCGACCTCAACCGGGTCGCCGAACGGCTCGGCGGGCGCGCCCTGCCGCTCGACATCACCGCCGACGACGCGGGCGAGCGCATCGCCGCCTTCACCGCCGAGCAGGGGCTCGACGTGCTCGTCCACAACGCCGGCATCACCCGCGACCGCCGGCTCGCCAACATGCCCGCCGAACGCTGGAGTTCGGTCCTCGACGTCAACCTGGCCAGTGTCCTGACCACCACCGACGCCCTCCTCAAGACGGGCGCGATCCGGCGCGGCGGCAGCATCGTCACCACCGCCTCCATCGCCGGCATCGCAGGCAACACCGGCCAGACCAACTACGCGGCCAGCAAGGCCGGAATCATCGGCCTCGTCCGCTCCCTCGCCCCGCGCGCCCTCGCCGAGCACGGCGTGACCCTGAACGCGGTCGCCCCCGGCTTCATCGAGACCAAGATGACCGCGGCCGTCCCCCTCTTCATCCGCGAGGCCGGCCGCCGCATGAACTCCCTGGGCCAGGGCGGACTCCCCGTCGACGTGGCGGAGACGACCGCCTGGTTCGCCTCCCCCGCCTCCGGCGCGGTCAACGGCCAGATCGTGCGCGTCTGCGGCCAGAGCCTCCTCGGCGCCTGACACCGCACGCCCCACCCGAACCAGGAGCCCCGATGACCTCCGGCACCCCGCGCACCGTCACCCTCGACCGCGTCCCGTCCCTGCTCCCCCTGATGCTGCGCGGCGCCGCGCTCTCCCCGCTCAAGCGCCCCCGTCCCGGCGCCCCCGCCCCCACGACCCGCCTGACCGTCCCGGCCCTCCCCGTCGACCAGGCCCACCTCACCGCGTACGAGCGGCTCTGCGGCTTCCCGACGGGCCCCGCCGGACTCCCGGTCACCTACCCGCACGTCCTCGGCTTCCCGCTCTCCATGCGCCTGATGACCGACCGCGCGTTCCCGCTCCCGGTCCTCGGCCTCGTCCACACCACCCTCGAGATCACCCAGCACCACGACCTCTCCCCCACCGACCGGTACGACCTCACGGTGAAGATCCCCGAGCTGCGCCCGCACCGCCGCGGCACCGAAGCCCTCGTCGTCACCGAACTGACCGCGCACGGCGAGACCGTATGGACCTCGACCAGCACCTACCTCGCCCGCCACACCACCACACCCCCGGCCTCCGCACCGGCCACTGAGCACGCGCCGCCGCTCCCCACCCTCACCGAGTGGCCCCTCCACGCCGACCTCGGCCGCCGCTACGCCGCCGTCTCCGGCGACCGCAACCCCATCCACCTGCACCCGCTGACCGCCCGAGTCCTCGGCTTCCCGCGCGCGATCGCCCACGGCATGTGGACGGCGGCCCGCTGCCTCGCCGAACACGGCGCCCGCGGACCGGTCCAGGTACGGGCCGCCTTCAAAGCCCCCGTCCTGCTCCCCGGCACGGTCGCCTACGCGGCGAAGGACGACACCTTCGCACTCCGCTCCGCGAAGAACGACCACCTCCACCTCACCGGCGAGGTCACTCCACTCGCGGTCTAGGAGGCGTCCGGCACGGACCAGCGGGCGCCGGCCATCAGATTGCCGAGCCCGGCCCAGGCG
This window harbors:
- a CDS encoding MaoC/PaaZ C-terminal domain-containing protein; translated protein: MTSGTPRTVTLDRVPSLLPLMLRGAALSPLKRPRPGAPAPTTRLTVPALPVDQAHLTAYERLCGFPTGPAGLPVTYPHVLGFPLSMRLMTDRAFPLPVLGLVHTTLEITQHHDLSPTDRYDLTVKIPELRPHRRGTEALVVTELTAHGETVWTSTSTYLARHTTTPPASAPATEHAPPLPTLTEWPLHADLGRRYAAVSGDRNPIHLHPLTARVLGFPRAIAHGMWTAARCLAEHGARGPVQVRAAFKAPVLLPGTVAYAAKDDTFALRSAKNDHLHLTGEVTPLAV
- a CDS encoding helix-turn-helix domain-containing protein — translated: MAEHSGTELGTYLRARRALVTPADVGLPAGTGLRRTPGLRREELATLAGVSVDYYTRLERGRETNPSSAVIDAIARALRLCGDAHVRLHELAELASGRFTEPRPTTDDTVRESVHQMLEALRPMPAYVVSRFNYVLAANPGGRRLLPGLWDWPAEQRNVTRYVFLHPAGRTLYVPWEETVALSVAHLRAVGGADPDDPRLTNLVGELLLKSPEFAEMWNRYEVLERGGGTKHFAHPQVGDLTLTYEIMQLSRTGGQRLVVYQAPAGSPAEAAVLKLDVP
- a CDS encoding MFS transporter, yielding MTTLIRTEAPAATAVADTRRGGGAALLAALLGFAVITIDVSAVNIALPGIQESLHTGMTGLQWVADAYTLMFAGLMLSAGALGDRTGARRAYAWGTALFTVASLACALAPGLGALVAARVVQGGAAAVLMPASLALIRQAYEEPVRRARAVALWTVGGSVSMAAGPVLGGVLTEHVGWRAVFFLNLPVGAAILALLTKVARSPRRAAPLDLPGQITAVLALAGLTFAVIEGGHGGWSSAPVLGALALAVVSGAGFYVAERRQRAPMVPLGMLRQRTVSVSLVVGFALNLGFYGVVFLLGLYLQQLRGMSATAAGLMFVPMAVIITATNLVSPRAAERMGRRRVVVTGTLVLALAMFALLPLAEGTPLWLVLLLLVPTGMGGAFAVPAVTAMLMDSVPGERVGTASGMLNALRQTGGALSVALFGALVAEGSAGFSVGGMRVGLVVAGVVLCATAGVAGVLLPRGRQRATAGS
- a CDS encoding 3-oxoacyl-ACP reductase, with protein sequence MADRYLNFTGTAPGRFLTKRLGLPQPAPLRRWSPEHPALDGPLLHFTAGTSAHHEELSAVLARTGLDVRGSLSGGAADRPAAIVVDATAVTGLDTLAEVHAALHPCVRSLAAGGRVVVLGARPSADDHHQAAVQQGLEGFVRSLGKEIGRGRTVNLVRLDGASPEAAESTLRFLLSPRSAYVSGQVVEIGAPQDPVAAPENWDRPLAGRTALVTGAARGIGEAVAETLVRDGAQVVLLDVPSAEADLNRVAERLGGRALPLDITADDAGERIAAFTAEQGLDVLVHNAGITRDRRLANMPAERWSSVLDVNLASVLTTTDALLKTGAIRRGGSIVTTASIAGIAGNTGQTNYAASKAGIIGLVRSLAPRALAEHGVTLNAVAPGFIETKMTAAVPLFIREAGRRMNSLGQGGLPVDVAETTAWFASPASGAVNGQIVRVCGQSLLGA
- a CDS encoding acetyl-CoA C-acetyltransferase translates to MVRTKNVPVLGAAPRRVAVVGGSRIPFARSDGPYATASNQQMLTAALDGLVDRFDLQEPGAVGEFVAGAVLKHARDFNLARETVLGSGLDARTPAYDIQQACGTGLQAVIAAANKIALGQLDSAVAGGSDTASDAPLGVNDDLRTILLAARRAKSAGARLKALSRIRPGHLVPDIPRNAEPRTGLSMGEHAAVTAREWGVTRAAQDELAAASHQRLAAAYERGLLDDLVVPFRGLERDQNLRPGSTVEKLATLKPVFGVKDPSPTMTAGNSTPLTDGAAVVLLASEEWAAARGLEPLAYLTAYETAAVDFVGDESKKHSVGGDVTGGGGDGLLMAPAYAVPRMLERAGLGIEDFDLFEVHEAFASQVLATLAAWEKAGLGPVDRDRLNVAGSSLATGHPFAATGARIVATLAKLLADRGGSGRGLISICAAGGQGVTAILERA